The Thermocrinis albus DSM 14484 genome segment CGCCCTTGATCTTCTTGATACGGAAGCCGAAAAGAAACACGTACTGGGTTTAGCCATAGACACCATGTCCTGCATGGAGATCCTGATACCCTCCGTGGAATCTTTTTCTTCCCTTTTGATGGAGCAAGGCTTTTACGAAAAAACGAGAGAGCTAATAGATCTGCTTCAGGAAGCACTTCTCAGTATGGACGAGGAGCTTTTAAGAGAAGTGTTGAACTTGATGAGCGGCCTATCGGCCCTCCTTAAGTACAACCTTTACATAGTTTCTCGTTACTCTAACTTAATGTCCTAACATGCGTGTTCTCATCACGCGCCCCCACGAAGAGGCTCAGAAGGACAGAAAGCTTTTGGAAAGGGAGGGTTTTTCAGTAGAGGTTCTACCTCTGATACGCACGGTTCCTCTGGACTTTACAGTTCCGGATGAGGAGTTCCAGTTTGTGGTGTTTGCCAGTCCGAGAGCTGTGGAGTACCTTCTGAAAAAGTGGAGACCTAAAGGTGGCGAGAAACTGGTGGCGGTAGGAGAGAAAACCAAGAGAAAACTGGAGAGTATGGGGCTGAAGGTATGGGCGGTGCCTCAGGAAAACACAGCGCGCGGTCTTGTGGAACTTCTGAGAGGTCACAGTGGTAAGGTATTACTACCTAGATCCGCATCAGGGCGGGAGGAACTTATAGAAGGTTTGAAGGGAGGGAACCTCCTCCTCTTTCCTTTGGATGTGTACAAAACAGAGATAATCCTTTACGAAAAGGGGAAGGTCTCAAGAGCTCTGGAAAGAAACCATGTGGTGTATCTTGCCAGTCCTTCCGCAGTGCAGGGACTTTTGGCAAATTTGCAAAAGGACCAAAGTCTACACCTTCTCAAAGACAAAAAGGTGGTGTGTATTGGAAAAACTACAAAAGAAGAGTGGCAGAAGGAGACCGGTCTGCCCGCCTTAGTCCTCCCCAAACCCTCTACAGAAGCCCTCATAGAACTTCTGAAGAATTTGGTATAAAATTTGCAAAATCTTAGGAGGGATGAGGCAGAGGACCATAAAGGAGAGTATAGTCTTTGAAGGTGTAGGTCTTCACACGGGAGAGCACTGCAAGATCCTTTTACATCCTGAGAAAGAAAACACAGGGGTGAGGTTTTTGGTGAAGGGTAAATACATACCAGCCCTTTACACTCATGTGGTGAGTACCGATCACTCCACCGATCTAGGTGATGGGAGTAGAGAGGTGAAGACGGTAGAGCACCTTATGGCGGTCCTCTATCTTTTGGGTATAGATAACGTAACTGTGGAGGTTCAGAAGGGTCAGGAAGTGCCAGCCATGGACGGTAGCGGTTTTTACTTCTACAAACATCTCAAAACAGCGGTAGTGGATTTGAATGCCGACAAAAAGGTCCTTTATGTCAAACGGATCATCAGAGTGGACAACTGCTGTGCCAGTGTGTGGGTACAACCTGATGAAGACTTCAGAGCGGTCTACGTAGGTTATTTGGAAGGATTCTTTGATGAGAGAAGTGTGGAGTTTGACGGGAACATCAGAGACATAGTCTTTGCACGTACCTTCTGTTACGACCATCACCTTCCCCTTCTCAGAAGAAAAGGGCTTGCCAGAGGCGGAAGCCTCAAGAACGCCGTCCTCCTAGGAAAGGGTTTTGTGTACAACAGAGAGGGTCTTAGGTCCGAAGACGAGCCCCTCCGCCACAAACTGTTGGATCTTATAGGTGACGTGGCCCTTATAGGGAGAAGGCTGATAGGTAAGGTGGTCTCCGTAAGGGGTGGGCATACCCTAAATCACCAACTACTGCTGGAACTTTCCAGATGCTTATAATTGATACCTATGCCTTTCCAAAGACCTGTTATGATCATAGATGCCGACAGATGTGTGGGATGCCTCTCCTGTGAAGTGGCTTGTCTTCAGGAGAAGGGGCTTTATCAAACTAACATAAGACCTATGAAAGTTCTGAGGCTGGAGGGTTTTACCGACACAGCGGACAGCCTCTTTTTACCTATGAACTGCTTTCACTGCGAGGTGGCTCCCTGTGTGCTGGCCTGTCCTACCAGCGCCATGAGGAAGCGTCAGGACGGTATCGTATATCTGGAAGAAACCCGTTGCATAGGTTGTAAAGCTTGCATAATAGCATGCCCTTATGGAGCAATAACTTTTAATCCGGACACCATGAAGGTGGAAAAATGCGACTACTGTTACAGAAGGGTAGATAAAGGTCTGTTACCTTCATGTGTTTCTAAATGCGTCACCAACTGTCTTTACTTCGTACAGGTAGAAGAACCTCCCAGAGAGCGACATATCATCAGAGGTTACGGCAAAGATATCTACCGTGACCTTTTTTCTTTTGCTATAATAGAATCCTCTGGAGGAAGTAATGGGTGAGTTTGAGAAGCTTCTTGAGGACTTGGGAGAAGTAAGAGAACTGAGGAGGGGGGACGTAGTTAAAGGAAGGGTGGTAAAACTGGACGAAAGAAACGCTTATGTGGACATAGGTTTTAAAGTAGAGGGCATTGTACCCCGTGAAGAGCTTCCTGAGACTATAAAGGAGGGTGATGAGATAAAGGCTGTTTTCGTAAGATTCACCAAAGCCGGCTCTCCCATCCTGTCCTACCAGAGGTACGTAAAGGACAGACTTATAAGCTTTCTCAAAAACGCCTTTGAGAAGGGTAAGTTTGTAGAGGGAAAGGTGGAGGAGAAGACGGAAGAAGGTTTTGTAGTGAACATAAGTGGTCTGAAAGCTTTCTTGCCAAAAGAGGACGCCAGGAAAGGGCTCAAGGTAGGTTCTCGCGTAGTGGCCAAGATAAAACAACTGGTGCAAGAAGGAAAGGATCTTAAGGTGGTCCTTTCGGAAAGGGAGTACCTTGAAGTACGGAAAGAGGCTAAAAAAGAAAGGCTCCTCAAAAGACTCAAGGAAGGAGACGTTATCTGGGGAAGGGTTATAAAGATAGATCCGGAAAAAGGTATAACCCTGCTGGTACAGGGCGTCTTAAGGGCTTTCCTTCCCAAAGAAGAACTCTCTTGGGGCAGAGACAAAAACCCTTACAACTATGCGGAGGTAGGTGAGAGGCTCAAAGTAAAGGTCAAAAGGATACCCAAAGATGGTCAGTTCATATTCGTGAGCCTAAGAGAACTTAAGGAAAATCCCTGGCTTAAGATAAAGGATACCCTCAAGAAAGGAGACAAGGTAGAAGGAAGAGTGGTGGAGGTCAACGAGAAAGGTCTCGTAGTAGAGCTATCAGAAGGTGTGGAGGGTTTTGTC includes the following:
- a CDS encoding S1 RNA-binding domain-containing protein; protein product: MGEFEKLLEDLGEVRELRRGDVVKGRVVKLDERNAYVDIGFKVEGIVPREELPETIKEGDEIKAVFVRFTKAGSPILSYQRYVKDRLISFLKNAFEKGKFVEGKVEEKTEEGFVVNISGLKAFLPKEDARKGLKVGSRVVAKIKQLVQEGKDLKVVLSEREYLEVRKEAKKERLLKRLKEGDVIWGRVIKIDPEKGITLLVQGVLRAFLPKEELSWGRDKNPYNYAEVGERLKVKVKRIPKDGQFIFVSLRELKENPWLKIKDTLKKGDKVEGRVVEVNEKGLVVELSEGVEGFVPKSEISYDGTVPNKGDRISAIVLDLDVGKRSLILSIKRALPKPWEEFLKEHPVGSKVVGRVEKIEGASAIVDLGKVRGIIHRSDLSWTRPGRIEEVLKVGEEREFAVLGSEGRYIKLGIKQLTQNPWDIVAQRYKVGDRVKLRVRSLHTFGAFLEFPEGIDGLLPISEMSKDTKLEEGQEVEVRIIELVPGNRITLSMKEEQPVEEIITQSSESGFTLGDILRKKLKL
- a CDS encoding uroporphyrinogen-III synthase, producing MRVLITRPHEEAQKDRKLLEREGFSVEVLPLIRTVPLDFTVPDEEFQFVVFASPRAVEYLLKKWRPKGGEKLVAVGEKTKRKLESMGLKVWAVPQENTARGLVELLRGHSGKVLLPRSASGREELIEGLKGGNLLLFPLDVYKTEIILYEKGKVSRALERNHVVYLASPSAVQGLLANLQKDQSLHLLKDKKVVCIGKTTKEEWQKETGLPALVLPKPSTEALIELLKNLV
- a CDS encoding 4Fe-4S dicluster domain-containing protein encodes the protein MPFQRPVMIIDADRCVGCLSCEVACLQEKGLYQTNIRPMKVLRLEGFTDTADSLFLPMNCFHCEVAPCVLACPTSAMRKRQDGIVYLEETRCIGCKACIIACPYGAITFNPDTMKVEKCDYCYRRVDKGLLPSCVSKCVTNCLYFVQVEEPPRERHIIRGYGKDIYRDLFSFAIIESSGGSNG
- the lpxC gene encoding UDP-3-O-acyl-N-acetylglucosamine deacetylase gives rise to the protein MRQRTIKESIVFEGVGLHTGEHCKILLHPEKENTGVRFLVKGKYIPALYTHVVSTDHSTDLGDGSREVKTVEHLMAVLYLLGIDNVTVEVQKGQEVPAMDGSGFYFYKHLKTAVVDLNADKKVLYVKRIIRVDNCCASVWVQPDEDFRAVYVGYLEGFFDERSVEFDGNIRDIVFARTFCYDHHLPLLRRKGLARGGSLKNAVLLGKGFVYNREGLRSEDEPLRHKLLDLIGDVALIGRRLIGKVVSVRGGHTLNHQLLLELSRCL